A region of Bacillus cabrialesii DNA encodes the following proteins:
- a CDS encoding DUF3231 family protein, with amino-acid sequence MGILSGNPQDEPMHYGEVFSLWSYVMAGNKMVGNYQMLLHHVGDDDLKKLLRESIEKCQDEIKQISTILKENGVALPPASPEPPAADLNDIPPGARFLDPDVAASAAAQNAAGLVTCSKIMGQSIREDIAMMFGQFHVSKAATGAKYLRLLKNKGWLIPPPLHLQKHQDA; translated from the coding sequence ATGGGAATTTTAAGCGGAAATCCGCAGGATGAACCGATGCATTACGGTGAAGTATTCAGCTTGTGGAGCTATGTCATGGCGGGCAATAAAATGGTCGGCAATTACCAGATGTTATTGCATCATGTCGGTGATGACGATCTGAAGAAGCTGCTTCGTGAGTCCATTGAAAAGTGCCAAGATGAAATCAAACAGATCAGCACGATCCTGAAGGAAAACGGGGTGGCGCTTCCGCCGGCTTCTCCTGAACCGCCGGCTGCAGATCTTAACGATATTCCGCCGGGTGCGCGGTTTCTTGATCCGGATGTGGCGGCATCTGCGGCAGCGCAAAATGCTGCAGGCCTTGTGACATGCAGCAAAATTATGGGACAGTCGATTCGCGAGGATATTGCCATGATGTTTGGGCAATTCCATGTATCGAAAGCGGCAACCGGCGCAAAATACTTAAGGCTGCTAAAAAACAAAGGCTGGCTCATCCCGCCGCCGCTTCATCTTCAAAAACATCAAGACGCTTAA
- a CDS encoding DCC1-like thiol-disulfide oxidoreductase family protein — MNNSITNRVIDYFAKERFYIGVSLLRIVFGLLILYFYLIHYNQRYFLFSDYGINTFHNVMKPITYSLYNLTSSLKYFDAVYHVGIVTAILFTLGFKGRLVGILNYVLFYSLYVRFSYIGDGGDNLMIITLFYLLFANTTKYFSIDATLRKKEVYVSDYRKTTANIIQYFVVLFCIMQVCIVYVTSAIYQIMGETWNHGTALYYISQVKTVAMPFLESLVSQHIYLSVVICYSSVLLKIAFPFLIINKNTKWLAVLMVCLLHLGIAFGMGLYSFSIVMIAIELVIFTDKEYNRLFSTYQQLKHNLHWMVRKKLMRKFQAHWKMTVYYDAWCPLCIKTKNRIERADWFNLIVFESFRDETLSINDEVGLMELEKRMHGKTLKKGIVSGADTFIEISKRIIPLWGLYIILLLAKLFRVSDRIYDLISSNRKIIPYGRCDHGACGLNQQQRKG; from the coding sequence ATGAATAACAGTATCACTAACAGAGTTATCGACTATTTTGCGAAAGAACGTTTTTATATTGGGGTGAGCTTGCTTCGCATCGTATTTGGTTTGCTCATTTTATATTTTTATTTAATCCATTACAATCAAAGGTATTTCTTGTTCTCCGATTATGGTATCAATACATTTCATAATGTTATGAAACCAATTACATATTCATTGTATAATTTAACTTCATCTTTAAAATACTTTGATGCGGTATATCATGTTGGCATTGTGACAGCAATTCTATTTACTCTTGGTTTTAAAGGCCGACTCGTGGGCATCTTGAATTATGTTTTGTTCTATTCATTATATGTTCGTTTCTCATATATTGGAGACGGCGGCGACAATTTAATGATAATTACACTTTTTTATCTCTTGTTTGCAAATACTACAAAATATTTTTCTATAGATGCAACGTTGCGAAAAAAAGAGGTTTACGTATCTGACTATAGGAAAACTACCGCTAATATTATTCAGTACTTTGTTGTTTTGTTTTGTATTATGCAAGTTTGTATTGTATATGTTACGTCTGCTATTTATCAAATTATGGGCGAGACTTGGAATCATGGAACAGCCTTATATTACATATCACAAGTTAAAACGGTTGCGATGCCTTTTCTTGAGTCGTTAGTCAGTCAACACATCTATCTAAGTGTTGTGATTTGTTATTCTAGTGTATTATTAAAAATTGCGTTTCCTTTTCTAATTATAAACAAAAATACAAAATGGCTTGCTGTTTTGATGGTTTGTTTACTGCATTTAGGTATTGCATTTGGTATGGGGTTATATTCCTTTTCTATTGTCATGATTGCGATTGAGTTGGTGATTTTTACAGATAAGGAGTACAACCGCTTATTCTCTACTTATCAGCAATTGAAGCATAATCTTCATTGGATGGTAAGAAAGAAATTAATGCGGAAATTTCAAGCTCACTGGAAAATGACTGTATACTATGATGCATGGTGCCCGTTATGTATCAAAACGAAAAACCGTATCGAGAGGGCGGACTGGTTCAATTTAATTGTTTTCGAATCCTTTCGTGATGAGACATTGTCTATTAATGATGAGGTAGGTTTAATGGAATTAGAAAAACGAATGCATGGAAAGACATTGAAAAAAGGCATCGTCTCAGGTGCAGACACTTTTATTGAAATAAGCAAGCGGATTATTCCGCTATGGGGATTGTATATAATACTCCTCTTGGCTAAGTTGTTTCGTGTTAGCGATAGGATATATGATTTGATTTCTTCAAATAGGAAAATAATTCCTTATGGGCGATGTGATCATGGGGCATGCGGACTCAATCAGCAACAGAGAAAGGGGTAA
- a CDS encoding glycoside hydrolase family 65 protein, producing MINQRLFEIDEWKIKTHTFQKAHTRLQESLTSLANGYMGIRGNFEEGYSGDSHQGTYIAGVWFPDKTRVGWWKNGYPDYFGKVINAMNFIGIGLYVDGEKIDLYQNQIESFELELNMKEGILRRSVVVRIQDKIVRIRSERFLSLAVKELCAIHYEAECLTGDAVITLIPYLDGNVANEDSNYQEQFWQEEAKGADSHRGHLVTKTIENPFGTPRFTVSAAMANVTEGFVSESSQTAEMYVENRYSYQTKASLKKFIIVTTSRDVRETELLLKAKELLAGVLENGYEEAKWRHIEQWKERWVKADIEIKGDEELQQGIRYNIFQLFSTYYGGDARLNIGPKGFTGEKYGGAAYWDTEAYAVPMYLATAEPEVTKNLLLYRYHHLEAAKRNASKLGLKGALYPMVTFTGDECHNEWEITFEEIHRNGAICYAIYHYVQYTGDDNYMKDYGIDVLVEVSRFWADRVHFSKRINKYMIHGVTGPNEYENNVNNNWYTNVMAAWTLEYTLENLERISAEKRRLLDVQEEEVEAWRNITEHMYYPYSEELRIFIQHDTFLDKDLQSADELDPAERPLYQNWSWDKILRSNFIKQADVLQGIYLFHDRFTMEEKRRHFEFYEPMTVHESSLSPSIHAVLAAELKMEKKALELCKRTARLDLDNYNHDTEEGLHITSMTGSWLAIVQGFAGMRITNETLSFAPFLPKEWDGYSFNINYRNRLINVAVGKMSAVFQLVKGEPLRMKVYEEPIVLNGRYERRTPDE from the coding sequence ATGATAAATCAGCGGTTATTTGAAATTGATGAATGGAAAATCAAAACACATACTTTTCAAAAGGCACATACACGGCTACAGGAAAGCCTGACTTCTCTTGCTAACGGCTATATGGGAATCAGGGGGAATTTTGAAGAAGGCTATTCAGGCGACAGCCACCAAGGCACATATATTGCAGGCGTGTGGTTCCCTGACAAAACGCGGGTAGGCTGGTGGAAAAACGGGTATCCGGACTATTTCGGAAAAGTGATCAATGCGATGAACTTTATTGGCATTGGCTTGTATGTTGACGGTGAAAAAATTGATCTTTATCAAAATCAAATCGAATCATTCGAGTTAGAACTCAATATGAAAGAGGGTATTCTGCGGCGAAGCGTTGTTGTCCGTATTCAGGATAAGATCGTCAGAATCAGATCTGAGCGATTTCTTAGTCTTGCCGTTAAAGAGCTTTGCGCCATTCATTATGAAGCGGAGTGTCTAACGGGAGATGCTGTTATTACGCTTATTCCTTACCTGGATGGAAATGTCGCAAATGAAGATTCTAACTACCAAGAACAGTTTTGGCAGGAAGAAGCGAAAGGGGCTGATTCTCACCGCGGCCATTTAGTCACAAAAACGATCGAAAATCCATTTGGAACACCGCGTTTTACTGTTTCAGCCGCAATGGCAAACGTGACGGAGGGCTTTGTCAGTGAGAGCTCTCAAACAGCCGAGATGTATGTCGAGAATCGCTACAGCTACCAAACGAAGGCTTCTTTGAAAAAGTTTATTATTGTCACGACTTCCCGTGATGTTCGGGAAACAGAGCTTTTATTGAAAGCCAAGGAGCTTTTGGCGGGTGTTCTTGAGAACGGATATGAAGAAGCAAAATGGAGGCACATTGAGCAATGGAAGGAAAGATGGGTAAAAGCGGACATAGAGATTAAAGGGGATGAGGAACTGCAGCAAGGAATCCGCTACAATATCTTTCAGTTATTCTCGACGTATTACGGGGGCGATGCCCGTTTGAATATCGGGCCGAAAGGATTTACTGGCGAAAAATACGGAGGGGCAGCCTATTGGGATACTGAGGCGTACGCCGTTCCGATGTATTTGGCGACAGCCGAGCCGGAGGTGACGAAAAACCTGCTTTTGTACCGCTATCACCATTTGGAGGCGGCCAAACGAAACGCTTCAAAATTGGGGCTGAAAGGGGCCCTTTATCCGATGGTGACGTTCACAGGGGATGAATGCCACAACGAATGGGAAATCACCTTTGAAGAAATCCACCGCAATGGCGCGATTTGCTATGCGATCTATCATTATGTCCAATATACAGGCGACGATAATTATATGAAAGACTACGGGATAGACGTTCTTGTTGAAGTCAGCAGGTTTTGGGCGGACCGCGTTCACTTCTCGAAACGAATAAATAAATATATGATTCACGGCGTCACAGGGCCGAATGAATACGAAAACAATGTCAACAACAATTGGTATACAAATGTAATGGCGGCTTGGACGTTGGAGTATACATTAGAAAATCTCGAAAGGATTTCAGCGGAAAAACGCCGCCTGCTTGATGTGCAGGAAGAAGAAGTGGAAGCCTGGAGGAATATCACCGAGCACATGTATTATCCGTATAGTGAAGAACTGCGAATTTTTATTCAGCATGACACATTCTTGGACAAAGACCTGCAATCAGCTGACGAGTTAGATCCAGCTGAACGGCCTCTTTATCAAAATTGGTCATGGGATAAGATTCTCCGCTCCAATTTTATTAAGCAGGCAGATGTGCTTCAAGGCATTTATCTTTTTCACGACCGTTTTACAATGGAAGAAAAACGGCGACACTTTGAGTTTTATGAGCCGATGACTGTTCATGAATCAAGCCTATCGCCCTCCATCCATGCGGTTCTCGCAGCCGAGCTCAAGATGGAAAAGAAAGCGCTTGAATTATGTAAGCGTACAGCAAGGCTTGATCTCGACAATTATAATCATGACACGGAAGAAGGCCTGCACATTACATCAATGACGGGAAGCTGGCTCGCGATCGTTCAGGGCTTTGCAGGCATGCGCATCACGAATGAGACGCTTTCCTTTGCTCCGTTTTTGCCGAAAGAATGGGACGGATATTCGTTCAACATCAATTATCGAAACCGATTAATCAATGTTGCGGTTGGCAAAATGAGCGCCGTCTTTCAGCTTGTAAAAGGCGAGCCGCTGCGCATGAAAGTGTATGAGGAACCGATTGTCTTAAATGGACGATATGAAAGGAGAACGCCTGATGAGTGA
- a CDS encoding DUF1189 domain-containing protein yields MKNLQNESFIIRFLKAAASPSGICRYGHTFSWLQLSFLFMFLTACLMAPLTVSFIKMDRFDVASFMPTAIQQVHDQFADQLQGFQIRNGKLTGGKSSNQIEEGQNLLAIDTKHEYETSGENGRLRVDGYDNAIIFQSDQLVITDQNGTGFSVGYAKLDAELKEPNGHDVVALIDTLWLAQYKPMIMMLAYAVIFLIQLFLTAVLAGGIWITKISNMISVASFKEAASIAICASALPAFAAAAVGMVHFDLITVLMIHSCGVTLMISFAFRYLTKTRRYNGNLHSGGNDDKSAVI; encoded by the coding sequence ATGAAGAATCTGCAAAACGAAAGCTTTATCATTCGCTTTCTGAAAGCGGCTGCGTCTCCATCCGGGATTTGCCGTTACGGGCATACCTTCAGCTGGCTGCAGCTCTCTTTTCTGTTTATGTTTTTAACAGCCTGCTTGATGGCCCCGTTGACGGTTTCGTTTATAAAAATGGATCGCTTCGATGTTGCATCTTTCATGCCGACAGCGATTCAGCAGGTTCATGATCAATTTGCTGATCAATTGCAAGGTTTTCAAATCAGAAACGGAAAACTGACAGGCGGGAAGAGCTCGAATCAGATTGAAGAGGGACAGAATTTGCTGGCGATCGATACGAAGCATGAATATGAGACAAGCGGTGAAAATGGACGATTGAGAGTAGATGGATATGATAACGCCATCATATTTCAATCTGATCAACTGGTGATCACCGATCAAAACGGAACGGGGTTTTCTGTTGGCTATGCAAAATTAGACGCTGAGCTTAAGGAACCAAACGGCCATGATGTGGTGGCTTTGATTGATACGTTGTGGCTGGCGCAGTATAAGCCGATGATCATGATGCTGGCATATGCGGTGATTTTTTTGATCCAGCTTTTTTTGACGGCTGTTCTTGCGGGAGGCATCTGGATCACAAAAATATCAAACATGATCTCTGTTGCGTCCTTCAAGGAAGCGGCATCTATTGCGATTTGCGCATCGGCATTGCCGGCATTCGCGGCAGCTGCTGTCGGTATGGTTCATTTTGACTTGATTACTGTATTGATGATCCATTCGTGCGGCGTCACTTTGATGATCTCTTTTGCATTTAGATATTTGACCAAAACCCGCCGTTATAATGGAAACTTACATTCGGGAGGAAATGATGATAAATCAGCGGTTATTTGA
- a CDS encoding DMT family transporter encodes MAWFLLVIAGIEEIIAAIAMKYIDGTRKKWPIIVMTVGFGLSFYCLSQAMLVLPAGVAYAVWTGIGSIGVSAVGFIWFKERFQLPQVISLFLILAGVIGLRLTSSS; translated from the coding sequence ATGGCATGGTTTTTATTAGTGATTGCCGGCATAGAAGAAATTATAGCTGCAATTGCCATGAAATATATAGACGGAACAAGAAAAAAATGGCCGATCATTGTGATGACTGTTGGATTTGGCTTATCCTTTTACTGCCTCTCCCAAGCGATGCTGGTCCTTCCTGCCGGAGTCGCTTATGCCGTCTGGACCGGCATTGGCAGCATTGGCGTGTCGGCGGTCGGGTTCATCTGGTTTAAGGAGCGGTTTCAGCTTCCGCAGGTAATTTCTCTTTTCCTTATCCTCGCTGGCGTCATCGGTCTACGCCTGACGTCTTCATCATAA
- a CDS encoding DUF5819 family protein, whose protein sequence is MKKNKTFIIGLLFTLSFTFVVHFFLILSTVLPPNPLALAVKPVSDRYTNTLFQQNWHLFAPDPITTNTNIYMEVDTGKAQGKNEWIDISTPLKDQNHTKIVTPYNRIVRIIDGLSSDIFGTNQDDVIFQYVKKADENDKQVKAITKEIGKSQKIGEENVYRYASSYAKSIYNPKTIKRIRVRIDTVKPVPFSLRDNNEKDVKLEQSTTFKWKTFNNEVVPFF, encoded by the coding sequence ATGAAAAAAAATAAAACTTTTATTATCGGTTTGTTGTTTACTTTATCATTTACTTTCGTTGTACATTTCTTTTTAATTTTATCTACTGTACTACCCCCAAATCCGTTAGCTCTTGCGGTCAAACCTGTTTCTGATCGTTACACAAATACTTTATTCCAACAGAATTGGCACCTATTTGCGCCAGACCCTATTACAACTAATACAAATATTTATATGGAGGTTGATACTGGAAAAGCGCAGGGAAAGAACGAGTGGATTGATATTTCTACCCCCTTAAAAGACCAAAATCACACCAAAATCGTAACCCCTTACAATCGAATTGTTAGAATTATAGATGGGCTTTCATCTGATATTTTTGGAACTAATCAAGATGATGTCATTTTTCAATACGTTAAAAAAGCAGATGAAAATGATAAACAGGTAAAAGCTATAACAAAAGAGATAGGGAAGAGCCAAAAGATTGGCGAGGAAAATGTATATCGTTATGCAAGTTCGTATGCTAAATCTATTTATAATCCTAAAACAATAAAAAGAATAAGAGTAAGAATAGATACAGTGAAACCTGTTCCATTTTCTCTGCGGGATAACAATGAAAAAGATGTGAAATTAGAACAAAGCACTACATTTAAATGGAAAACGTTCAATAATGAAGTGGTTCCGTTTTTTTAA
- a CDS encoding serine hydrolase, with protein MGDVIMGHADSISNRERGNSLFLIVLILIVVVFIFGFFGLAAFLKRRDRNRTVEDLTRFMLSHPERFSLTVIQNDQILLNHNGSKMFPLASTVKILFLLAFVHEARKNQISFNDTVSIIEIDKFYIPNTDGGAHEIWKSKENIGQTVTMKEVLIGMMRYSSNACTDYIYLRIGKDNIQKIIDEYLPDNHTPVFSINSSMLVAPYLKKYEKKKTKEISGYMKEMKQKYFMDISGKTFDALVHGKAAPLISSLSSANHINIQREFTRKLPSSSSENYARLMYRLGTGDLLSEAEKGILDEITGPPNLQAENRIWYKGGSTLFVMTSAIFKETASDSISLAFFIEDMTRLDMLWIDHVYQPFLQKITNDPLFRQQLITDLKGTL; from the coding sequence ATGGGCGATGTGATCATGGGGCATGCGGACTCAATCAGCAACAGAGAAAGGGGTAATAGTTTGTTCCTCATTGTTTTAATACTAATAGTAGTTGTTTTTATATTCGGTTTTTTTGGTTTAGCGGCATTTTTGAAAAGAAGAGATCGAAATAGGACGGTCGAGGATTTAACACGTTTTATGTTATCTCATCCTGAGCGCTTTTCGCTGACTGTTATACAAAATGATCAAATCCTTTTAAATCATAATGGAAGTAAGATGTTTCCCTTAGCCAGTACAGTGAAAATCCTTTTTTTGTTGGCATTTGTACATGAGGCCAGAAAAAATCAGATAAGTTTCAATGATACTGTCAGTATCATTGAAATAGATAAATTTTATATTCCGAATACCGACGGAGGAGCACACGAAATTTGGAAGAGCAAAGAGAATATCGGTCAAACTGTGACGATGAAAGAAGTCCTCATTGGTATGATGAGATACAGTTCAAATGCATGCACCGATTATATTTACTTAAGGATCGGAAAAGACAATATCCAAAAAATAATTGATGAATATTTGCCGGATAATCACACACCTGTCTTTTCTATAAACTCTTCGATGTTAGTCGCTCCTTATCTAAAAAAATATGAAAAGAAAAAAACGAAAGAAATCTCTGGTTATATGAAAGAGATGAAGCAAAAATATTTCATGGATATTTCAGGAAAGACTTTCGATGCCCTTGTGCATGGTAAAGCTGCTCCATTAATATCCTCACTTTCTTCTGCTAATCATATTAATATACAAAGGGAGTTCACGAGGAAACTTCCATCTTCATCCAGTGAAAACTACGCCAGATTAATGTACCGTCTGGGAACCGGTGACCTCTTAAGTGAAGCGGAAAAAGGAATATTAGATGAGATAACAGGACCGCCGAACCTTCAAGCTGAAAACCGTATTTGGTATAAAGGAGGCTCTACCTTATTTGTTATGACGTCGGCTATTTTTAAAGAAACTGCGTCAGATTCTATTTCTTTGGCCTTTTTTATTGAGGACATGACTCGTTTAGATATGTTATGGATTGATCATGTTTATCAGCCATTTCTTCAAAAGATAACTAACGACCCCTTATTTCGACAACAATTAATAACTGATTTAAAGGGGACATTATAA
- a CDS encoding glycoside hydrolase family 13 protein, translating to MSEWWKEAVVYQIYPRSFYDANGDGFGDLQGVIQKLDYIKNLGADVIWLSPVFDSPQDDNGYDISDYRNMYEKFGTNEDMFQLIDEVHQRGMKIIMDLVVNHTSDEHAWFAESRKSKDNPYRNYYFWKDPKPDGSEPNNWGSIFSGSAWTFDEGTGQYYLHYFSKKQPDLNWENEAVRREVYDVMRSWMDQGVDGWRMDVIGSISKHTDFPDYETDNSRSYIVGRYHSNGPRLHEFIQEMNREVLSHYDCMTVGEANGSDIEEAKKYTDASRQELNMIFTFEHMDIDTEHNSPNGKWQIKPFDVIALKQTMTRWQTGLMNVGWNTLYFENHDQPRIISRWGNDGKLRKQCAKAFATVLHGMKGTPFIYQGEEIGMVNSDMPLEMYDDLEIKNAYRELVIENKTMSEKEFLNAVMIKGRDHARTPMQWDAGKHAGFTAGDPWLAVNSRYQDINVEESLEDQDSIFYYYQKLIQLRKKYKIMINGDYQLLQENDPQVFSYLREYQGEKLLVVVNLSEDKALFEAPPELLQERWKVLISNYSEERADLKSICLEPYEAVMGISI from the coding sequence ATGAGTGAATGGTGGAAAGAAGCTGTCGTTTATCAAATTTACCCGCGCAGTTTTTATGATGCCAATGGAGATGGATTCGGGGATTTGCAAGGTGTGATTCAAAAGCTGGATTACATCAAAAATCTCGGAGCGGATGTAATCTGGCTCTCCCCGGTGTTTGATTCCCCGCAGGATGACAACGGCTATGACATTAGCGACTACAGAAACATGTACGAAAAATTTGGAACAAATGAAGATATGTTTCAGTTAATTGATGAAGTGCATCAACGCGGAATGAAAATCATCATGGATTTGGTCGTGAACCACACGTCGGATGAGCATGCCTGGTTTGCTGAAAGCCGCAAGTCGAAGGACAATCCTTACCGGAATTATTATTTTTGGAAAGATCCGAAACCGGACGGCTCAGAGCCGAATAATTGGGGATCGATCTTTTCAGGCTCGGCGTGGACGTTCGATGAAGGAACAGGACAGTATTATTTGCATTACTTTTCGAAAAAACAGCCTGATTTAAATTGGGAAAATGAAGCCGTTCGCCGGGAAGTTTATGATGTGATGAGATCTTGGATGGATCAAGGCGTTGACGGCTGGCGGATGGATGTGATCGGCTCCATTTCCAAGCACACCGATTTTCCGGACTATGAAACAGATAACAGCCGCAGCTATATCGTCGGCCGTTATCATTCGAATGGCCCCCGCCTTCATGAATTTATTCAGGAGATGAACAGAGAAGTGCTTTCTCATTATGATTGCATGACGGTCGGAGAGGCAAACGGCTCTGATATTGAAGAGGCGAAAAAGTACACAGACGCAAGCAGGCAAGAGCTGAATATGATCTTTACATTTGAACATATGGATATTGATACAGAACACAACTCGCCAAACGGGAAATGGCAGATCAAGCCGTTTGATGTGATTGCTTTAAAACAGACGATGACAAGGTGGCAGACCGGGTTAATGAATGTCGGCTGGAATACCCTGTATTTCGAAAACCATGACCAGCCGAGGATTATTTCCCGCTGGGGCAATGATGGTAAGCTGCGAAAACAGTGTGCAAAAGCATTTGCAACGGTTCTCCACGGGATGAAGGGAACACCGTTTATTTACCAAGGGGAAGAAATCGGCATGGTTAACAGTGATATGCCGCTGGAGATGTATGACGATCTTGAAATAAAAAATGCGTATCGTGAACTAGTCATTGAAAACAAAACAATGTCAGAAAAAGAGTTTCTAAATGCCGTGATGATAAAAGGACGGGATCATGCGAGAACACCGATGCAATGGGATGCCGGAAAGCATGCGGGATTCACTGCCGGAGACCCTTGGCTGGCGGTAAATTCCCGCTATCAAGATATCAATGTGGAAGAGTCCTTGGAAGATCAAGATTCAATTTTCTATTACTATCAAAAGCTCATTCAATTACGAAAGAAATATAAGATCATGATAAATGGAGATTATCAGCTGCTGCAGGAGAATGATCCGCAAGTTTTTTCTTATCTCCGTGAATATCAAGGGGAAAAGCTCCTCGTCGTTGTGAATTTATCGGAAGACAAAGCTCTGTTTGAGGCGCCTCCGGAACTGCTTCAAGAGCGGTGGAAAGTGCTTATTTCAAACTATTCTGAGGAGCGGGCTGACTTGAAGAGCATTTGCCTCGAACCTTATGAAGCTGTGATGGGCATTAGCATATGA
- the clpP gene encoding ATP-dependent Clp endopeptidase proteolytic subunit ClpP encodes MNLIPTVIEQTNRGERAYDIYSRLLKDRIIMLGSAIDDNVANSIVSQLLFLEAEDPEKDISIYINSPGGSITAGMAIYDTMQFIKPKVSTICIGMAASMGAFLLAAGEKGKRYALPNSEVMIHQPLGGAQGQATEIEIAAKRILLLRDKLNKVLAERTGQPLEVIERDTDRDNFKSAEEALEYGLIDKILTRNTEDQK; translated from the coding sequence ATGAATTTAATACCTACAGTCATTGAACAAACGAACCGCGGGGAAAGAGCGTATGACATTTATTCTCGTCTATTAAAGGATCGTATCATCATGCTTGGATCTGCGATTGATGACAACGTTGCGAACTCCATCGTGTCACAGCTTTTATTCTTAGAAGCGGAAGACCCTGAAAAAGATATTTCTATTTACATCAACAGCCCGGGCGGCTCTATTACAGCCGGTATGGCGATCTATGATACCATGCAGTTTATTAAGCCGAAGGTATCTACAATTTGTATCGGTATGGCTGCATCTATGGGCGCGTTCCTTCTTGCTGCCGGCGAAAAAGGCAAACGCTATGCGCTTCCAAACAGTGAAGTCATGATTCACCAGCCTCTTGGCGGTGCGCAAGGTCAGGCGACAGAAATTGAAATTGCCGCGAAACGCATTCTCTTGCTTCGCGACAAATTAAACAAAGTTCTTGCTGAACGTACTGGCCAGCCGCTTGAAGTGATCGAACGCGACACAGACCGCGATAACTTCAAGTCTGCTGAAGAAGCGCTTGAATACGGCTTGATTGACAAAATCCTGACTCGCAACACAGAAGACCAAAAGTAA
- the pgmB gene encoding beta-phosphoglucomutase → MKAVIFDLDGVITDTAEYHFLAWKHIAEQIDIPFDRSVNEGLKGISREESLESILIFGGAETKYTNAEKQELMHQKNQYYQTLISKLTPEDLLPGIGSFLCELKNENIKIGLASSSRNAPVILKRLEIIDDFHAIVDPAALANGKPDPEIFLTAAGLLDVSPADCAAIEDAEAGISAIKSAGMFAVGVGHEQSMVGADLIVRQTCDLTLELLTEEWEQYRIKSF, encoded by the coding sequence ATGAAAGCAGTCATTTTTGATTTAGACGGAGTCATAACAGATACTGCGGAATATCATTTTCTCGCTTGGAAGCACATCGCAGAACAAATCGATATTCCCTTTGACAGAAGTGTGAATGAAGGCCTAAAAGGAATCAGCAGAGAAGAGTCACTGGAAAGCATACTTATCTTTGGCGGTGCGGAAACAAAGTATACAAATGCTGAGAAACAAGAACTCATGCATCAAAAGAATCAATATTATCAAACATTGATCAGCAAATTGACGCCGGAAGATCTTTTGCCGGGAATCGGCAGTTTTCTATGTGAATTAAAAAACGAAAATATAAAAATCGGGTTAGCATCTTCAAGCCGCAATGCTCCCGTGATTTTAAAACGTTTGGAGATTATTGATGATTTTCATGCCATTGTTGACCCGGCAGCTCTCGCGAACGGGAAACCAGATCCCGAAATCTTTTTAACAGCTGCAGGGCTGCTTGATGTTTCCCCGGCTGATTGCGCGGCAATAGAAGACGCTGAAGCAGGCATTTCCGCAATCAAATCTGCCGGGATGTTTGCGGTTGGAGTCGGTCATGAACAGTCAATGGTTGGCGCTGATCTGATTGTGAGGCAAACTTGTGATTTGACGCTTGAGCTGTTGACTGAGGAATGGGAGCAGTATAGAATAAAAAGTTTTTAA